The Stutzerimonas stutzeri genome segment GCCGCAGTCGTGCGGAGCCTTCGACCATGATGCTGGCGGGGGAGGTGTTCCCGTGGCGCGACGGCAACCGCTTCCAGCTGTTGACCGACGGGCCGACGTTCTTCCCGCGCATCCTGGCGAGTATCGAGGCGGCCGAGCGTCGGGTGGATGTCGAGCTTTACCTGGTAGAGGATGGCCGCTGCGTGGAGCGTTTGTTCGACGCGCTGGTGGCGGCAGCCGAACGCGGGGTGCGGGTGCGTTGCCTGTTCGATGGCTTTGGTTGCCTGAAACTGGGGCAGAAAGCGCGTCAGCGTCTGAGCGATGCCGGGATCGATTTTCGCCAGTACAACCCGCTGAAACTGCGCCTGAAATTTCGCAACCTGCACCGCGATCATCGCAAGCTGATCCTGATCGACGACCGGCATTGCTTCGTCGGCGGCGCTGGCGCAACGGATGAGTTCTGGAATCCTGACAACCCGGACGAGCACTGGCACGAAGTGATGGTCGAAATTGCCGGCCCGTTGCTCGACGACTGGCGGCGACTGTTCGATGTGCAATGGGCGTTGTGCCTGAAGCGGCGGATCTGGCAACTGCCGTTACCGCAGCGGCAGCCGAGGGTGCCGGCCAACCCCTCGCTCGACACGGGCATGGGGCGGGTCGCCTATTCAGCGGCGCGGCAGCATCGAGACATTCTGCATAGCCTGTTGCGCAACCTGCGACACGCACAGCGCCGGATCTGGCTGGCCACGCCTTATTTCCTGCCGACCGGTCGGGTACGCCGCGAATTGATGCGCGCGGCACGTCGAGGCGTCGATGTGCAGCTGTTGCTGACCAGCCGTAATACCGATCACCCCGCGGTGCGCTATGCCGGACAGCGCTATTACCCAAGGCTGCTCCGGGCGGGCGTGCGGATTCATGAATATCAGCCACACTTCCTGCACATGAAAATGGTGCTGGTCGATGACTGGGTCAGTATCGGTTCATGCAACTTCGATCACTGGAACCTGCGCTGGAACCTGGAGGCCAATCTGGAAGCGGTCGACACGCCGTTCAGCGAGTCTGTGGTCGCCAGCTTCGAGCATGATTTCTCCCGCAGCCTGGAAATCGACCTCGAGCAGTGGCACGCGCGTCCGCTCAGCCAGCGCGTCTATCAGCGCATGTGGGGCTTGCTCGATCGCCTCGTGATCAACATATTCAACCGCAGCGGCTGAGGCACGGCCCGGGCGCTGCAAACCTTCACCTGACTGGGAGCGTGTTTCGATGGCTGCGAAGAAGATCCTGATGCTGGTCGGCGACTATGTTGAAGATTACGAAACCATGGTGCCGTTTCAGGCACTGCAGATGGTCGGGCACACCGTGCATGCGGTCTGTCCGGACAAGAAGGCGGGCGATACGGTGCGTACCGCGATCCATGATTTCGAGGGTGATCAGACCTACAGCGAGAAGCCGGGTCATAACTTCGCCCTGAACTTCGACTTCGCCGCGGTGCGGGCCGAGGATTATGACGCGCTGGTCGTGCCCGGCGGCCGCTCGCCGGAGTACTTGCGCCTCAATGAGCAGGTGCTAAGCCTGGTCAAGGCGTTCGGCGAGGCGCAAAAGCCGATTGCCGCGGTGTGCCATGGTGCGCAGCTGCTGGCGGCGGCGGGGATTCTCCAGGGCCGCGGCTGTAGTGCATACCCTGCCTGCGCGCCGGAAGTGCGGTTGGCCGGCGGTGAATATGTCGATATACCTGTGGATCAGGCTCATACCCAGGGCAATCTGGTGACCGCTCCGGCATGGCCGGCGCATCCGGCGTGGCTGGCGGCGTTTCTCGAACTGCTCGGTACGCGCATCAGCCTGTAACATGGCGTAGCGTTCACAGGCCCGCTACTGGCGGGCCTTTTCGTTGGCCACGCGGCGCTCATCTGTCGAGACACCCATGAACCAGGCAAAAGATCCCCTGCACGGCGTCACGCTGCACGACATCCTCGTCGAACTCGAGGCCCATTTCGGCTGGGACGGCCTGGCCGAGCGGGTCGATATTCGCTGCTTCAAGTGCGATCCCAGCATCAAATCGAGCCTGACCTTCCTGCGCAAGACGCCCTGGGCGCGGGCCAAGGTCGAGGCGCTGTACGTACAGCTGCGCAGCGCTGCACAGCGCTAGGTCCGGCAGCTGGTCGTCGTTAGCGAAGGACCGTTTATCCGCACTCAGAAAAAAAGATCTCCCCGCGACTCAAGTTCGCTGAATCATGCCGATCCTGTTACTGAATGATTCGTTGCGCTGACGGGTCAGTCTGGAAACGAAGCGGTCTCAGGGAGATCAAAAACAATGAGAAACAACGGACCGGTCAGCAACACAGAACGTAGCTTTCCTGAACACCAGCGGCTGATCTCTGCCACCGATACGCACGGCAAGATCGTTTACTGCAACGATGAGTTCGTCGCTATAAGCGGGTATGCGCGCAACGAGCTGATCGGCAGCCCGCACAACCTGGTGCGTCACCCCGACATGCCGCCGGCGGTCTTTCAGGCCATGTGGGGCCAACTGAAGGCGGGAAAGAGCTGGATGGGGGTGGTCAAGAACCGCTGCAAGAACGGTGACTTCTATTGGGTCAGCGCCTATGTCACGCCGATTCTCGACAACGGCACGCTGACCGGTTTCGAGTCTGTCCGG includes the following:
- a CDS encoding phospholipase D-like domain-containing protein, producing the protein MLAGEVFPWRDGNRFQLLTDGPTFFPRILASIEAAERRVDVELYLVEDGRCVERLFDALVAAAERGVRVRCLFDGFGCLKLGQKARQRLSDAGIDFRQYNPLKLRLKFRNLHRDHRKLILIDDRHCFVGGAGATDEFWNPDNPDEHWHEVMVEIAGPLLDDWRRLFDVQWALCLKRRIWQLPLPQRQPRVPANPSLDTGMGRVAYSAARQHRDILHSLLRNLRHAQRRIWLATPYFLPTGRVRRELMRAARRGVDVQLLLTSRNTDHPAVRYAGQRYYPRLLRAGVRIHEYQPHFLHMKMVLVDDWVSIGSCNFDHWNLRWNLEANLEAVDTPFSESVVASFEHDFSRSLEIDLEQWHARPLSQRVYQRMWGLLDRLVINIFNRSG
- a CDS encoding VF530 family DNA-binding protein encodes the protein MNQAKDPLHGVTLHDILVELEAHFGWDGLAERVDIRCFKCDPSIKSSLTFLRKTPWARAKVEALYVQLRSAAQR
- a CDS encoding DJ-1/PfpI family protein, with amino-acid sequence MAAKKILMLVGDYVEDYETMVPFQALQMVGHTVHAVCPDKKAGDTVRTAIHDFEGDQTYSEKPGHNFALNFDFAAVRAEDYDALVVPGGRSPEYLRLNEQVLSLVKAFGEAQKPIAAVCHGAQLLAAAGILQGRGCSAYPACAPEVRLAGGEYVDIPVDQAHTQGNLVTAPAWPAHPAWLAAFLELLGTRISL